TCATTGGCAAGAAGGGTGGGCACAAAGCCTGCTTTATCTAACCAATAATGTAAGCAGCCCAATGGCTTTAGATTATAAGTCCTATTTAACAGCATCTGGTTATAATGTTAATATTTTAAATATCAATAATTTAACTGCTGATAACCTCACAAATGTTGATGCAGTAATAATTGGACAAGAAAGTGGTTCAGCTATACAAACCAAAGCCCAGACAATTAAAAATGCTAATAAGCCGGTGATCGGCATTGCTTATGGAGCTCAGCATTACGCGGCTGGTGTAGGTGGCTATTATACCAAAGTAGGCGGAAGTGCGGGAGGAGATTTAATTAGTGCCAATAAAGTAAAAACAAGTGAAATATTTAATTCGCCCAATCAAATAAGCGGTACTTCTATTCAAATATTAAACAGTACTGCTTATAGTGATATTTACTATATGGGATATATGACTGATAATCAAAGAGCAAATATTGTTAGTTGGTTGAGTGTGTCTGGAGCGTATAGTGCCTTATACCGGGAAGGAAAAGAACTTTATTACTGGGCTTATGCGCAATCGCCTAATGTATGGACCGAAACAGGCAGAAAGCTTTTTGTTAATGTAATTGAATATGCTAAAGCAAATAATAAAGATGACCATGTAATAACTTTCAACGCTTTGCCTGAAAAACAGATGGGCAATGCGCCTTTTGATCTTACCGCAACCGTAGAAAGTAAAGTTGCTTTAACTTATTCCAGTTCAGATCCAGCAGTTGCCAGTGTTTCTGGCAAAACAGTTACTATTAAAGCGGTAGGAACCACTAATATTACAGCCCGCGCAGAAGCTACCGAGGTTTATAAAGTAACTACTGCAACCAGAGAGTTGATTGTGGTAAAAGGCAAACCGGCTGCTCCCGGCAACTTAACTGCCACCGCTGGCAACGCAAAAGCAGATTTAAGCTGGACTGCGAATAATGCGGCAGATAATGTAACAGGTTATAACGTTTACCGCGGCACGGCTGCCAATGCCGTAAATACCAAACTAAATACTTCTTTAGTAACCAGCACCACTTTTACCGATGAAACTGTAGTAAATAACACTACTTACTACTATGCCGTTACCGCTGTAAACGCTGATGGAGAAAGTACTAAATCTACAACCGTGAGCGCCACTCCAACAGCGCCGCCGGTGCCACAGTTTACCTCTACTCCGGTAACAGAAGCTATAGAAAATGTACCGTATAGTTATAGTTTATCGGCGGCTGACGGAACAAACACTCAGTTAACTTTTTCTACACCAACTTTACCAAGTTGGCTTAGCTTAACTCAAGGGCAAAATACGGCTACCCAGTTTGGTGGGACAGTAGAACAGCCCGGGGGAGTGGCTGGCGATGCAAATGGTAATATCTATGTTACTCAAAATGAAGGCACTCAAATATATAAAATTCAATCAGATGGTACCACTACTAAATGGTTCAATCGAGGTGCTGGAGAGGTATATGCCATGCAGATTTATCAAGACTATTTATACATATCATATTATAACTATTCTACTGGTAAAATTACAAAAGTAAATCTGAATGATCCTGCCGCTGGAGAGACAGTTGTGTTGCCTAATGTGGCGGGGCCACTCTCTATTGCTATTAAAGACAACTATTTATACGCTGCTTTGTTTAATGGTGGGAAAATTATTAAGATCAATCCAAAAACAAATACCTTTACCGATTACCTAACAATTGATAATCCTTTCGGGATAGGTTTTGATAACAATGGCATCCTCTACATTGCTGCCTATGGTTCTGGAAAAGTTTTTAAGTATAATGGTACAAACTTAACTGAAGTATTGAACGGATTAACTTATCCGAGCGATATAAAAATAGATAAGAACGATAATTTATACGTTAGTTCTTATGGAGGAGGCGTCCGCAAATATAAACCGGATTTATCTTCATTTGTTCAGGTAAGCACTAATACTCAGGTATGGGGAATGTCGTTAACTCCATCAGGCAGCCTTGTTTTTGGTGATTATTCTGGCAATAAAATATTAAAACTTGAAACTGGAGCCGTATTAAGCGGCACACCAAAGCACTCCGATGTGGGTACCCACCAGGTAAGTTTGCGGGTGTCGAATGGAACAGAAACCGCTGATCAAAACTTTACCATTACTGTAAAAGACATTACCGCTCCTACTGTAACCATTTCCTCCAGTCAAACCGATATAGTTAAAGAAGCTTTTGATGTTACGTTTACTTTTAGCGAAGAAGTAAAAGACTTTGCTCTGGAAGATATTACTGCTACTAATGCTACGGTTTCTAATCTGCAAACACAGGATAATACCACGTTTACAGCTACGGTTACTCCTACAGCTGATGGTGAAGTAAGTTTGCAGGTAAAAGCAAGCACCTTAACCGATGTAAATGACAATGCGAATACAGCCTCTAATGAGTTTAAATTGCTTTATGATGCTACGGCGCCAACTGTTGTAATCAGTAGCGATGTCCCTGCAGTTGTAAACGAAGCATTTACTGCAACCTTTACTTTTTCGGAAGATGTGGTTGGTTTTGCTGCAGAAGATGTAACCTTAACAAATGCTACGATTAGTGCCTTTACTAAGGTTAATAACAAGACGTACACTGCTATTATTACACCCACTAACAACGGAGCTGTATCGGTAGTACTACCGGCGGCCAAAGTACAGGATAATGTTGGCAACGATAATATAGCTTCAGAAGAATTTACGCGCCAGTACGATGCTACCCGTCCGCAAGTAACGGTAGCAACTACGGCTCCTAACCCCAGCAATGCGGCTTTTTCGGTAACGTTCACCTTTAGCGAACCCGTGAGTGGCTTTAGCATC
The sequence above is a segment of the Adhaeribacter swui genome. Coding sequences within it:
- a CDS encoding Ig-like domain-containing protein; this encodes MKKRLLFIVFCFLFAHWQEGWAQSLLYLTNNVSSPMALDYKSYLTASGYNVNILNINNLTADNLTNVDAVIIGQESGSAIQTKAQTIKNANKPVIGIAYGAQHYAAGVGGYYTKVGGSAGGDLISANKVKTSEIFNSPNQISGTSIQILNSTAYSDIYYMGYMTDNQRANIVSWLSVSGAYSALYREGKELYYWAYAQSPNVWTETGRKLFVNVIEYAKANNKDDHVITFNALPEKQMGNAPFDLTATVESKVALTYSSSDPAVASVSGKTVTIKAVGTTNITARAEATEVYKVTTATRELIVVKGKPAAPGNLTATAGNAKADLSWTANNAADNVTGYNVYRGTAANAVNTKLNTSLVTSTTFTDETVVNNTTYYYAVTAVNADGESTKSTTVSATPTAPPVPQFTSTPVTEAIENVPYSYSLSAADGTNTQLTFSTPTLPSWLSLTQGQNTATQFGGTVEQPGGVAGDANGNIYVTQNEGTQIYKIQSDGTTTKWFNRGAGEVYAMQIYQDYLYISYYNYSTGKITKVNLNDPAAGETVVLPNVAGPLSIAIKDNYLYAALFNGGKIIKINPKTNTFTDYLTIDNPFGIGFDNNGILYIAAYGSGKVFKYNGTNLTEVLNGLTYPSDIKIDKNDNLYVSSYGGGVRKYKPDLSSFVQVSTNTQVWGMSLTPSGSLVFGDYSGNKILKLETGAVLSGTPKHSDVGTHQVSLRVSNGTETADQNFTITVKDITAPTVTISSSQTDIVKEAFDVTFTFSEEVKDFALEDITATNATVSNLQTQDNTTFTATVTPTADGEVSLQVKASTLTDVNDNANTASNEFKLLYDATAPTVVISSDVPAVVNEAFTATFTFSEDVVGFAAEDVTLTNATISAFTKVNNKTYTAIITPTNNGAVSVVLPAAKVQDNVGNDNIASEEFTRQYDATRPQVTVATTAPNPSNAAFSVTFTFSEPVSGFSIADINLVHATASDLASVSATEYTALITPTAQGEVRVSVPENKAEDVATNGNEASNELKLIFDSIAPTGYAVSFNQDKIDFDNQTKISVKVTGAEAGTDYFYEISSSGGGTSVTGTASATTSNFEISDLDVTILKDGQITFAFYQQDAAGNKGAVVTDQVTKLTRNIVSVAQPATVQVPIRTTFLQVTLPTTVEVTYTDNTKQQIAVTWQPGNYNAYIAGQYEITGALTLAPGTSNQNNLQARIIIEVQPNKVPTALALSATTFNPNITANEAIGNFSTVDPDDQEFTYALVSGAGDTNNNLFEIRQNQLYLKSNQGLSGQTQFTIRVRTTDTYNNSFEQNFTLTKAAYAKAVDQLKIVNAFTPNGDGVNDEWTVPELKFYNKVNIEVFDRSGVRLFQTTNPEKGWNGQNLNGKVLPGAYMYIIQVEDIKLTKKGVITVLKK